One window from the genome of Glycine soja cultivar W05 chromosome 12, ASM419377v2, whole genome shotgun sequence encodes:
- the LOC114379159 gene encoding ras-related protein RABA4c-like: MAQWQGNADEGIDYMFKIVMTGDSGVGKSQLLNRFVKNEFHMKSKPTIGVEFLTRTVVMDHKLVKAQIWDTAGQERYQAITTAYYRGATGALLAYDITKQQTFDHVEKWLDELRIHADKNILVMLVGNKSDLSSLRAVPTEVARDFAQQEGLFFLETSALDSSNVESAFIGLLSQVYRTVSRKHILVDGHESNWDKVNLELEGTKIKVPSQEPECQNAKKRFNCCSIL, translated from the exons atGGCTCAGTGGCAGGGTAATGCGGATGAGGGAATTGACTATATGTTCAAGATTGTGATGACTGGGGACTCTGGGGTGGGAAAGTCTCAGCTTTTGAATCGGTTTGTGAAAAACGAATTCCACATGAAATCGAAACCAACAATTGGGGTGGAGTTTCTGACTAGGACGGTCGTCATGGATCACAAACTTGTCAAAGCACAGATTTGGGACACTGCTGGTCAAGAAAG GTACCAGGCTATTACGACTGCGTATTACAGGGGTGCAACCGGCGCATTACTAGCATACGACATAACCAAGCAGCAAACCTTTGATCATGTTGAGAAGTGGTTGGATGAACTACGGATACACGCGGATAAAAACATACTTGTCATGCTTGTTGGCAACAAATCTGACCTGAGTTCTCTTCGAGCAGTGCCTACTGAGGTAGCCAGAGACTTTGCACAGCAGGAGGGTCTCTTCTTTCTCGAGACATCTGCGCTTGACTCCAGCAATGTGGAATCAGCTTTCATTGGTCTCCTCTCTCAAGTATATAGAACAGTCAGTAGGAAGCACATCCTTGTGGATGGACATGAATCAAATTGGGATAAAGTAAACCTTGAACTTGAAGGAACAAAAATTAAGGTCCCATCGCAAGAACCAGAATGCCAGAATGCTAAAAAGAGATTCAATTGTTGCAGTATTCTTTAG
- the LOC114380040 gene encoding cytochrome P450 705A12-like has protein sequence MIEMIVFLFLVLLISLILSSSSNNSLQLPPSPPSIPLLGHLHHLTPSLYKSLYTLSSKHGPLLLLRLGPSRRLLLLVSSAAVATDVFKTHDLAFSSRPAFAFAERLPFGTSGFVTAPYGPYWRFMKKLCVTELLSTRQLERSRSIRREEILRSIKRVIDNARETVALDLGSEFTKFTNNVTCRTAMSTSCAEKCEDAERIRKLVKESFELAAKLCFGDVLGPFKELSFWVYGKKAIDMSTRYDELLEEVLKEHEHKRLSRANGDQSERDLMDILLDVYHDAHAEFKITMAHIKAFFMDLFIAGTHTSAEATQWAMAELLNHPEAFQKVRKEIELVTGNVRLVDESDITNLPYLQAVVKETLRLYPPAPITTRECRQHCKINSFDVPPKTAVAINLYAIMRDPDSWDNPNEFCPERFLQEQDHEDLSDDGKRMKFNFVPFGGGRRGCPGTALAFSLMNTAVAAMVQCFDWKIGKDGKGEKVDMESGSGMSLSMVHPLICVPVVHFIPYDILYNSI, from the exons ATGATTGAGATGATAGTGTTCCTCTTCCTTGTCTTGCTTATATCCCTTATCTTGAGCAGCAGTTCCAATAATAGCCTCCAGCTTCCCCCAAGCCCACCAAGCATTCCTCTGCTAGGTCACCTCCACCACCTCACCCCTTCCCTATACAAATCCCTCTACACCCTCTCATCCAAGCACGgtcccctcctcctcctccgccTCGGCCCCTCCCGCCGCCTCCTCCTCCTTGTCTCCTCCGCCGCCGTCGCCACCGATGTCTTCAAGACCCACGACCTCGCCTTCTCGTCGCGCCCCGCCTTCGCCTTCGCCGAGAGGCTCCCCTTCGGCACCTCCGGCTTCGTCACCGCCCCCTATGGGCCCTACTGGCGCTTCATGAAGAAACTCTGCGTCACGGAGCTTCTCTCCACGCGCCAACTTGAGCGCTCCAGGAGCATAAGGAGGGAAGAGATACTACGTTCCATCAAAAGGGTTATTGACAATGCTCGTGAGACTGTTGCACTTGATTTGGGCTCCGAGTTCACCAAATTCACCAACAATGTCACTTGCAGGACGGCCATGAGCACCAG TTGTGCGGAAAAATGCGAGGATGCTGAGAGGATCAGGAAGCTAGTAAAGGAGTCCTTTGAGCTAGCTGCGAAATTGTGCTTTGGTGATGTGTTGGGCCCTTTCAAGGAGTTGAGTTTTTGGGTGTATGGGAAAAAGGCCATAGACATGAGCACAAGGTACGATGAGTTGTTGGAAGAGGTGCTCAAGGAGCATGAACACAAAAGATTATCGCGTGCAAATGGTGATCAAAGTGAAAGGGATTTGATGGATATTCTGTTAGATGTTTATCATGATGCTCATGCAGAGTTCAAGATCACAATGGCTCATATTAAAGCCTTCTTTATG GATCTCTTCATTGCAGGCACACACACCTCAGCAGAAGCAACACAGTGGGCAATGGCCGAGCTCCTCAACCACCCTGAAGCATTTCAAAAGGTGAGAAAGGAGATAGAGTTAGTCACTGGCAATGTTAGGCTTGTTGATGAATCCGATATCACAAACTTGCCATATTTGCAAGCAGTTGTGAAGGAAACACTAAGACTCTACCCGCCGGCACCAATCACGACAAGAGAGTGTCGCCAACACTGCAAAATAAACAGCTTCGATGTGCCACCAAAGACAGCAGTGGCAATCAATTTGTATGCCATAATGAGAGACCCTGATTCTTGGGACAATCCTAATGAGTTTTGCCCTGAAAGGTTCTTGCAAGAACAAGATCATGAGGATTTGAGTGATGATGGTAAGAGAATGAAGTTCAATTTTGTTCCATTTGGAGGTGGGAGGAGAGGGTGTCCAGGGACAGCATTGGCATTCAGCTTGATGAACACTGCAGTTGCTGCTATGGTGCAGTGCTTTGATTGGAAAATTGGTAAAGATGGAAAAGGAGAAAAGGTTGATATGGAATCTGGGTCTGGTATGTCTTTGAGCATGGTTCACCCCCTTATTTGCGTTCCCGTAGTACATTTTATCCCatatgatatattatataattcaatatAA
- the LOC114380041 gene encoding sm-like protein LSM7 — protein sequence MSGRKETVLDLAKFVDKGVQVKLTGGRQGTLKGYDQLLNLVLDEAVEFLRDPDDPLKTTDQNRSLGLIVFRGTAVMLVSPTDGTDEIANPFIQPDGA from the exons ATG TCAGGTAGAAAAGAAACGGTTCTGGACTTGGCAAAGTTTGTTGACAAAGGGGTTCAAGTTAAGCTCACAGGTGGCAGACAAG GAACTCTGAAAGGATATGACCAGTTACTTAATCTTGTCCTGGATGAAGCTGTTGAATTTCTAAGAG ATCCTGATGATCCTTTAAAAACTACTGATCAGAACAGAAGTCTTGGCTTAATT GTTTTTAGGGGAACTGCTGTCATGCTTGTGTCCCCAACTGATGGAACCGATGAAATTGCAAACCCCTTTATTCAGCCTGATGGCGCCTAG
- the LOC114378359 gene encoding transcription factor bHLH130-like: MSIVYSHAVKYSQGETRMNPEMDSNIGQHCHQQNSGLMRYRSAPSSLLTSLANNNNINNNTTTNGCVNGKAFRSVHNHHQQQRYPPSTSSEMETMLAKLISSNNSEPLQVKEEAVASVSQPPQQHNGYSYGSSPQMMYQTQQIQGLPMPNGSLGNAFDGSFSAVNSLASQNSTQPRLGASTNCNNLIRQKSSPAGFFSNYSVDNAMRDVASFRGCDVSNGQAITSSSGLHGGTLNLSSRPSSCSTRMPQIAENGNEGVEGNYVESRNLRNDNINSTKCYMPSFTTDFWDGSSFSPRTASNNGEISFSTSNAMDIQGEDFGYQKVGLTHHSSLPGSSSRVATMEKFYQIQGSVPCKIRAKRGFATHPRSIAERERRTRISARIKKLQDLFPKTDKQTSTADMLDLAVEYIKDLQKQVKMLRDTRAKCTCTSNQKH; encoded by the exons ATGAGTATTGTGTATAGTCATGCTGTGAAGTACTCTCAAGGGGAAACAAGGATGAACCCAGAAATGGATTCAAACATTGGTCAACATTGTCACCAACAAAATTCTGGACTAATGAGATACCGTTCTGCCCCAAGCTCATTGCTCACAAGCCTTgcgaacaacaacaacattaatAATAACACCACCACCAATGGTTGTGTTAATGGCAAAGCTTTCAGAAGTGTGCataatcatcatcagcagcaacGTTATCCTCCCTCCACAAGTTCTGAAATGGAGACCATGTTGGCCAAGTTGATTTCTTCAAACAATTCTGAGCCTTTGCAAGTGAAGGAAGAAGCAGTGGCCTCTGTTTCACAGCCACCACAACAGCACAATGGTTACTCCTATGGGTCTTCACCTCAGATGATGTACCAAACTCAGCAAATTCAAGGCTTGCCTATGCCAAATGGTTCTTTAGGGAATGCTTTTGATGGCTCATTCAGTGCAGTGAATTCCCTTGCTTCACAGAATTCCACACAACCTAGACTGGGTGCTTCCACCAATTGCAACAATCTCATTAGGCAAAAGAGTTCCCCTGCTGGGTTTTTCTCCAATTACTCAGTTGATAATG CAATGAGAGATGTGGCAAGTTTTAGGGGCTGTGATGTCTCAAATGGACAAGCTATTACATCCTCAAGTGGGTTGCATGGTGGTACTTTGAACTTATCATCTAGGCCATCCTCTTGCTCCACCCGAATGCCACAGATTGCTGAAAATGGAAATGAAGGTGTGGAAGGAAATTATGTTGAAAGTAGAAACCTGAGAAATGATAATATCAACAGCACTAAATGTTACATGCCTAGTTTCACCACTGACTTCTGGGATGGTTCTTCATTCAGTCCCAGAACAGCTAGTAACAATGGTGAAATCTCATTTTCCACTTCAAATGCTATGGATATTCAG GGTGAAGATTTTGGATATCAAAAAGTTGGTTTGACCCACCATTCGAGTCTGCCTGGCTCTTCTAGTAGGGTGGCTACAATGGAGAAGTTTTATCAAATTCAAGGATCTGTTCCATGTAAAATTCGAGCCAAGAGAGGTTTTGCCACTCATCCGAGAAGCATTGCAGAGAGG GAAAGAAGAACTCGAATTAGCGCAAGAATCAAGAAATTGCAAGACCTTTTCCCAAAAACAGACAAG CAAACAAGCACTGCAGATATGTTGGATTTGGCAGTTGAGTACATTAAAGACCTGCAGAAACAAGTTAAG ATGCTTAGAGATACTAGGGCAAAGTGCACTTGTACAAGCAATCAGAAGCACTGA